In one Macrobrachium rosenbergii isolate ZJJX-2024 chromosome 53, ASM4041242v1, whole genome shotgun sequence genomic region, the following are encoded:
- the LOC136834269 gene encoding uncharacterized protein isoform X1, with product MKVLVVFLFVVTVVVATGEAESKKKKVEGCLFNGVVHKSGDIAYEDKSHCLRLRCVRRTNKKGKTKYLLKTKPFKGCRCSVPCPKCSSSWEPVCGTNNKTYVNGCQLWGTATPCGRVQTDLLHEGECGKCPTGCPEIQKPVCGTDKVTYDNECQLLKAACNSSYLKVAHKVACEDAPEVPGPSSQCKYNNKKYDLGETIEYLGTFCLEISCQIQSSGKQKKPAVVFRDFWGSRSCECASKDSGNDEKWKYDVGKIW from the exons GTGGTCGTGGCGACAGGAGAAGCCGAGAGCAAGAAGAAAAAGGTGGAAG gctgCCTCTTCAACGGAGTCGTCCACAAGTCGGGCGACATTGCATACGAGGACAAATCCCACTGCCTTCGCCTGAGGTGCGTCAGAAGGACAAACAAGAAGGGCAAGACGAAGTACCTTCTCAAGACCAAGCCATTCAAAGGCTGCAGGTGCTCTG TACCATGCCCCAAATGCAGCTCCAGCTGGGAACCAGTCTGTGGCACCAACAACAAAACCTACGTGAACGGATGCCAGCTGTGGGGAACAGCAACGCCTTGCGGAAGAGTACAGACAGACCTCCTGCACGAGGGAGAATGTG GAAAATGCCCAACCGGCTGCCCGGAAATCCAGAAGCCCGTGTGCGGCACCGACAAGGTGACTTATGACAACGAGTGCCAGCTCTTGAAGGCAGCCTGTAACTCTTCATACCTAAAGGTGGCACATAAGGTTGCTTGTGAGGACGCCCCTGAAGTCCCAGGGCCAA GCAGCCAGTGCAAGTACAACAACAAGAAATACGACCTGGGCGAGACGATCGAGTACCTGGGCACCTTCTGCCTGGAAATATCTTGCCAGATACAATCCAGCGGAAAGCAGAAAAAGCCCGCAGTCGTCTTCAGAGATTTCTGGGGTTCCAGATCATGCGAATGTGCAAGTAAGGACTCGGGAAATGACGAAAAGTGGAAGTATGATGTGGGAAAG ATCTGGTAG
- the LOC136834269 gene encoding uncharacterized protein isoform X2, with translation MKVLVVFLFVVTVVVATGEAESKKKKVEGCLFNGVVHKSGDIAYEDKSHCLRLRCVRRTNKKGKTKYLLKTKPFKGCRCSVPCPKCSSSWEPVCGTNNKTYVNGCQLWGTATPCGRVQTDLLHEGECGKCPTGCPEIQKPVCGTDKVTYDNECQLLKAACNSSYLKVAHKVACEDAPEVPGPSSQCKYNNKKYDLGETIEYLGTFCLEISCQIQSSGKQKKPAVVFRDFWGSRSCECASKDSGNDEKWKYDVGKVR, from the exons GTGGTCGTGGCGACAGGAGAAGCCGAGAGCAAGAAGAAAAAGGTGGAAG gctgCCTCTTCAACGGAGTCGTCCACAAGTCGGGCGACATTGCATACGAGGACAAATCCCACTGCCTTCGCCTGAGGTGCGTCAGAAGGACAAACAAGAAGGGCAAGACGAAGTACCTTCTCAAGACCAAGCCATTCAAAGGCTGCAGGTGCTCTG TACCATGCCCCAAATGCAGCTCCAGCTGGGAACCAGTCTGTGGCACCAACAACAAAACCTACGTGAACGGATGCCAGCTGTGGGGAACAGCAACGCCTTGCGGAAGAGTACAGACAGACCTCCTGCACGAGGGAGAATGTG GAAAATGCCCAACCGGCTGCCCGGAAATCCAGAAGCCCGTGTGCGGCACCGACAAGGTGACTTATGACAACGAGTGCCAGCTCTTGAAGGCAGCCTGTAACTCTTCATACCTAAAGGTGGCACATAAGGTTGCTTGTGAGGACGCCCCTGAAGTCCCAGGGCCAA GCAGCCAGTGCAAGTACAACAACAAGAAATACGACCTGGGCGAGACGATCGAGTACCTGGGCACCTTCTGCCTGGAAATATCTTGCCAGATACAATCCAGCGGAAAGCAGAAAAAGCCCGCAGTCGTCTTCAGAGATTTCTGGGGTTCCAGATCATGCGAATGTGCAAGTAAGGACTCGGGAAATGACGAAAAGTGGAAGTATGATGTGGGAAAGGTTAGATGA